The following proteins come from a genomic window of Synechococcus sp. NB0720_010:
- the trxA gene encoding thioredoxin, which produces MSSAAAVTDASFEQDVLKSDVPVLVDFWAPWCGPCRMVAPIVDEISKEFEGKIKVFKLNTDENPNVASQYGIRSIPTLMIFKDGQKVDTVVGAVPKTTLSGTISKYL; this is translated from the coding sequence ACCGACGCTTCCTTCGAGCAAGACGTGCTCAAGAGCGATGTACCCGTTCTTGTGGATTTCTGGGCGCCCTGGTGCGGCCCCTGCCGCATGGTCGCTCCGATCGTCGACGAAATCTCGAAGGAGTTCGAAGGCAAGATCAAGGTCTTCAAACTCAACACCGACGAGAACCCCAACGTCGCCAGCCAGTACGGGATCCGTAGCATCCCCACCTTGATGATCTTCAAGGACGGGCAAAAGGTCGACACCGTTGTCGGTGCTGTGCCCAAGACCACCCTCTCCGGCACCATCTCCAAGTACCTCTGA